The DNA region ATTATACAAGGCATATATTCCTGCCTGATAGGCAAAATCAACTGGGGAATCGTCGTGTTCTGAGTGTCCAATGAGCGATACAGTATCCCAGTTGACAAATTTTCTATGCCACATATACCCAATATTTTTTATAATTGGCTCTTCGCCTGCCATAGCACCCCTCCTCGTTATTTTTTACACATATCCATGTGTAGACACCCTAAACGCCGTATAAAAAAGGGATTTTAGGGCCATGTATTTCTGTTTATACTAACAAAACGCCGCATAATACACCCTTGTGGGGGTTTTATCAAACTTTTTTGCTTGATAAAAATATCAGTTTTATTTAGATATATTGCAGGTGAACATATGTTACATTTATGCTTTTCACTGTCAACCAGCAGTGGAAAGTGATCTTAACTGGAGGGGGCGAATCGTGCAAAAACCGAAACTTCTTTACCAGATGCGGAATTGTATCAGGTATAAACATTACAGAGTGCATTTTAGTAAGGGCTGAAGGGAGCTGAAGGGGTCAAAGGGCTGAAGGGGTCAAGTCCGCTTTAAGGGCTGAAGGGGTCAAGTCCGCTTTTGACTTTTGTTCACTTTTTTTGATATTTCGTTGATTTTTTTGCAGCCGTTTCTCTCTTTTGTCTACAAATTGATACCATCAAAAAAGCCACTAAATCCTTCACCATAAAATCGAGCCATCGATGTGCATATTGACTTTCGACTCTTTTCCGACTAAAAGTGTCGATACAGGTGTCCAGGTCACACTGCACGTGCGACACACCACTGGACAGTAAAAGGGAATCTCGTGTAACTCGGGAACGGGCCCTCCGCTGTAACCTCCGCTGATTTATCAGCAACCATTTCAGCCATCGTGTGCCACTGTCGTCGCGCAACAGCATTACCTGCGCAAAATGTAATGATGGGAAGGCCGCTTTAATGGAGAGGGAGTCAGAAGACCTGCCTGTAAGTCATAACCGTAAGCTCATGGACAGAGTCCGGTTCCCCTATTTTGTGGATAAACAGGGATATCCTCGAATTTATTGATCTGTTTGAGGAAACCCCAAAGTGTCCCTATCATCACTCTCAACAAATAAATTTCTCTACAAAATACACCGTTGGGGTGGGCTGTTCATTGCTGTTTTTGTACTTTTTTACAGCCTAACCGGAATACTATTAAACCACAGACAATCATTTGACTTTTTCATAGAAAAAAGCTCAACATTCCACACTATTACACCGCTTGACGCCACACCAATAAACACCTTTATTGATCATTACAAAAAACAGATTAACCGTAATGACGACCCTAAAATAATCCGCATTCGCCAGGACAACGCCATTGAATTTCTTTATGGTTCCCACGGCAAAACAACCTATATTATTACCCCTGAAACCGGACAGATGGAGACAGTAACTAAACACGACAGCGAGCCCTTCGCGTATTTCAATAAACTGCATAAAGCCTCCGGCACAAGCCGTCTCTGGGTAGTGCTTACTGATGCAGTATCCTTACTGCTTATCGTGATCACCCTATCGTCGCTGGCCTATTTACGCTACAAAGCCCTTGATTTTATTATGATCGGCATGGGAGTTCTTTTTTGTCTACTGGGAGGATTCCTTGCCTGAATATTCCCGATATACCTTGCTCATTATCGCACTTCTAATCTCCATTGCCCTGACCATCATCATATCTACGGGCATGGGTTATATAAAGATTCCGACCAGCGACGTGCTGCAGGTACTCTTAGCCCGGATTTTCGGCGGCGAAGTCAGTCCTGAAATAAATCCCCTCTTTCCTGTGGTCATTTTAGATGTGCGCCTGCCGCGCATATTAACTGCAGCAATTGTTGGCGGCGGGTTGGCAATTGCCGGAGTTGTTTTTCAGGCAATTCTATTAAACCCACTGGCAGACCCCTACACCTTGGGTGTTTCCTCTGGGGCCGCCTTCGGTGCCGCCCTAGCGCTGGTTATCAATATCACTATGTTAGGCAGTTTCTCTGTTGGTCTTTTTGCCTTTAGCGGCGCAATGCTGGCCCTTCTGTCTGTTTTATATCTCTCTTCAGTTGACGGCAGGTTCTCATCCAACACCCTTATTCTTTCAGGCGTTATCGTTGCGGCAATACTTTCTGCGGGTATCGGTTTCATTAAACATCTCGCCGATGAACAGGTCTCGGTAATCATCTTCTGGCTGATGGGCAGCTTCGCCTCAAAAACCTGGTCGGATGTACTCCTAACTCTGGTCTTTACCCTACTGACCTTTCTAGTTGCCATGTTCTATAGCCGAGACCTGAACATCATGTCTATGGGTGTACGCACATCCGATTCGCTTGGGGTTGATACCGTTGGAACCAGAAAGATTTTGCTGACAACCGCTTCGCTTATTACAGCAATTTGCGTTTCTGTTTCTGGAATTATCGGCTTTATCGGTCTGATTATTCCGCATCTGATGCGATTTATCACCGGCCCTGACAATAGAAAACTCATCCCAGCCTCGGCTTTGGCCGGCGCGATACTTTTGCTGATGGCCGACACCTTCAGCCGTGCTGTTTTACCATCTGAAGTTCCTATCGGCGTTTTAACAGCCCTTATTGGCGGCCCTTTTTTCTGTTATATCTTCAGGCAAAGACAGTTGGGCAAATAATATGAATCTCTTCACTCTCAACAATATTTCATGCGCCTACGGTACGACAGAGGCTTTGCAGGATATTTCAATCAGCCTCGACACCAACAAGTTCTACGGACTCATAGGGCCTAATGGCAGCGGCAAAACCACGCTGCTTGACTTGCTGCTCGGCAATCTCAAACCGGCATCTGGTACGGTCACCTTTAAAACAAAGAGTTTAAAGGCTTGGGAGAGGCGCAGCTTAGCGAAAGAGATCGCCCTGGTACCACAGGAATTTGGTATGAATTTTGATTTTACCGTTGAAGAGTTGATACTTATGGGGCGTCATCCTCATATACCGCGCTTTGCAAATCCCGGTGAACACGATCTGGCAATTGTCCATGAGATAATGGAGCAGTTGAATATTGTCAAACTGCGCAAACGATTCGTCACCCAGTTAAGCGGGGGTGAAAAACAACGAGTTGTAGTCGCACGCGCATTAGCCCAGGAAACGAATGTGCTTATTCTTGATGAAGCAACCTCAAACCTCGACATTCATCACAGTATTCACATTTTTCAAGTGGTTAAGGACAGGGTTACAAGCAAAGGCGGCTCTGTGATTGCCGCCATTCATGATCTTAATTTTGCGGCAGCCTTTTGCGATGAAATCATCCTTCTTGAACAGGGAAAAATCGCAGCAATCGGAACCCCCGAAGAGGTTTTAACCCCGGAATCCCTTCATGCTGTTTTCGGGATTAACTGTCAGGCCTATTTCAATGAGTTTTCAGAGGCCTACCAGATTGCCTATCAATATCGGGGAGTTGCCAATGCTTAAAGTAAATTTTTATAATTTCGCCCATAGTCGTATTCCGTCAGGATGTAAGAGCTTAGCGCACTGCGTGCGGTCTTTAGATAGTAATACAGCTACGATACCTGTGAGTATTTTTCAGTTTTCGTTAAATCCCCCTCAATCCCCCTTTTTAAAGGGGGACGTAGGGGGATTTTCAATTCAGGTAAAAATGGAAACCCCTACACTCTCGACTTATGAAAAACAATAAAACAACATATCTCAATCCCCTGCTATTATTGTCTTGTTTGGTATTCACAGGATTAATGGCTTCGGTCTTCAGCCAGGCAGAACCGGTTCGGGCAGAGTCGATAACAGACCAGAGCGGGGCAGAGATCAGCTTTGCTAAACCTTTTACCAGGATCATTTCTCTGTACCCTGCTCACACTGAGAACCTCTTTGCTTTGGGCCTTGACCAGGAGATTATTGGCGTCTCAAAAAACGACACCTATCCCCAACAGACCAGGGAAAAACCTAAATTCCATTACCGGGAAGACCCGGAGAAATTCATTGCCGCCCTGCCCGATCTTGTTCTGGTGCGACCCATGATTTACCGGGCCTACCCTGATCTGATCAGCAAACTCAACCTGGCAGGTATCGTCGTAATCTCGCTACAACCTACTTCAATTGCCGAGACCTATTCCTATTGGCGAACATTAGGCACGCTGACTGGCAGAGCTGCTCAAGCAGAAGAGCTGATTAGGCACTTTAAAATTAGAGTAGCTGGAATAACTGAAAAGGTTGCGACAATCTCACCGGAGACCCGTCAGAAGGTCTACTTTGAAGCCATTCACAAAAAGATGAAAACATTTTCACCTGGAAGCATTACAGTCTTTGCCCTGGAAACCGCGGGAGGAATCAATATAGCCGCCGATGCCGAAATCGTCCGCGACACCAACATCGCCTACTACGGCAAAGAAAAAATCCTTTCAAAGTCCCGCGAAATTGACGTATTCCTGGCCCAAAACGGCAAAATGAATCGTATCACTGAAGAAATCATAAAAAACGAACCAGGCTTTAAGGCCATAAAGGCCATAGAAAACGATACCATCTGTATCGTCGACGAAGCTATCGTCTCCCGACCGACAGTTCGCTTACTTGAAGGGATAGAGACAATCGGCAGATGTCTTTACCCTGAGGTTTTTCGCTAAACTATGCCCACAACTTCTTCACATACCACCCAGGGCAAGGGTTTTTTGCTGGCGGCAACACACAGTGGCGCCGGCAAAACGACTATTACCTTGGGCTTGCTTGCTGCTCTCATGCACAAAGGGCTCTCGGTGCAACCGTTCAAATGCGGCCCCGATTTTATAGACCCTACCTTGCACCAGTTCATCACCGGCAAGGTCTCACGCAATCTTGATATCCGCATGTGCGGCAGAACTTTTGTCAGACACTGTTTCCAGACCCATTCAGCGCAGTCGGTTTCGGTAATTGAAGGCGTCATGGGCCTGTTTGACGGTGCCGAGGGCAGTGGCGCTACCCTTGCCAAAGAGCTTAGCCTCCCGGTGATTCTTATTGTTGATACCCGTTCCTGCGCTGAAAGTATTGCGGCAGTTGTTAAAGGTTTCGAGAGCTTCGATCCCGATCTCAAACTTGCCGGAATCATCCTTAACAGGGTAGGAAGTGAGCGCCATCTTACACTCCTGCAAGAG from Desulfobulbaceae bacterium includes:
- a CDS encoding ABC transporter ATP-binding protein: MNLFTLNNISCAYGTTEALQDISISLDTNKFYGLIGPNGSGKTTLLDLLLGNLKPASGTVTFKTKSLKAWERRSLAKEIALVPQEFGMNFDFTVEELILMGRHPHIPRFANPGEHDLAIVHEIMEQLNIVKLRKRFVTQLSGGEKQRVVVARALAQETNVLILDEATSNLDIHHSIHIFQVVKDRVTSKGGSVIAAIHDLNFAAAFCDEIILLEQGKIAAIGTPEEVLTPESLHAVFGINCQAYFNEFSEAYQIAYQYRGVANA
- a CDS encoding iron ABC transporter permease, which gives rise to MGYIKIPTSDVLQVLLARIFGGEVSPEINPLFPVVILDVRLPRILTAAIVGGGLAIAGVVFQAILLNPLADPYTLGVSSGAAFGAALALVINITMLGSFSVGLFAFSGAMLALLSVLYLSSVDGRFSSNTLILSGVIVAAILSAGIGFIKHLADEQVSVIIFWLMGSFASKTWSDVLLTLVFTLLTFLVAMFYSRDLNIMSMGVRTSDSLGVDTVGTRKILLTTASLITAICVSVSGIIGFIGLIIPHLMRFITGPDNRKLIPASALAGAILLLMADTFSRAVLPSEVPIGVLTALIGGPFFCYIFRQRQLGK
- a CDS encoding PepSY-associated TM helix domain-containing protein, with amino-acid sequence MSLSSLSTNKFLYKIHRWGGLFIAVFVLFYSLTGILLNHRQSFDFFIEKSSTFHTITPLDATPINTFIDHYKKQINRNDDPKIIRIRQDNAIEFLYGSHGKTTYIITPETGQMETVTKHDSEPFAYFNKLHKASGTSRLWVVLTDAVSLLLIVITLSSLAYLRYKALDFIMIGMGVLFCLLGGFLA
- a CDS encoding ABC transporter substrate-binding protein, which gives rise to MKNNKTTYLNPLLLLSCLVFTGLMASVFSQAEPVRAESITDQSGAEISFAKPFTRIISLYPAHTENLFALGLDQEIIGVSKNDTYPQQTREKPKFHYREDPEKFIAALPDLVLVRPMIYRAYPDLISKLNLAGIVVISLQPTSIAETYSYWRTLGTLTGRAAQAEELIRHFKIRVAGITEKVATISPETRQKVYFEAIHKKMKTFSPGSITVFALETAGGINIAADAEIVRDTNIAYYGKEKILSKSREIDVFLAQNGKMNRITEEIIKNEPGFKAIKAIENDTICIVDEAIVSRPTVRLLEGIETIGRCLYPEVFR